The following coding sequences lie in one Apium graveolens cultivar Ventura chromosome 3, ASM990537v1, whole genome shotgun sequence genomic window:
- the LOC141710943 gene encoding uncharacterized protein LOC141710943, with translation MEASGDEDLSPEQDKIGPDYFGYYTREVAYLLSLEEGYFPCASQTFELAYRNRGIISGIDSSKHIYTGKDESSSGISALFCNALGASFSDFKKERLNALLRQSVPLLTQEVKEIEDPFIALHRIQRYKEKVSTSPVANGGNPRKKLKLCSSSSSICSISPTSSNHSIEGCPKQPGGTECGYVVMWYMKEIAMDNEMTFVKK, from the exons ATGGAAGCTTCAGGCGATGAGGACTTATCCCCAGAGCAAGATAAAATTGGACCAGATTATTTTGGTTACTATACACGTGAAGTTGCATACCTGCTTTCGCTAGAAGAAGGGTACTTCCCATGTGCATCTCAGACTTTTGAATTGGCTTATAGAAATCGTGGAATCATCAGCGGGATAGATTCTTCTAAACATATTTACACAGGAAAAGACGAAAGTAGTTCTGGGATCAGTGCCTTGTTTTGTAATGCTCTAGGAGCAAgcttttctgattttaagaaggAAAGATTAAATGCATTGCTTCGACAGAGTGTGCCTCTTCTCACACAGGAAGTTAAAGAG ATTGAAGACCCATTCATTGCTTTGCATCGAATACAAAGATATAAGGAGAAAGTTTCAACCTCTCCTGTGGCGAATGGTGGAAATCCTCGTAAAAAACTCAAGCTGTGTTCTTCATCATCTTCTATCTGTTCCATTAGTCCTACTAGTTCCAATCATAGTATAGAG GGATGCCCCAAACAGCCCGGTGGAACTGAATGCGGCTATGttgttatgtggtatatgaaagAAATTGCCATGGATAATGAAATGACATTTGTCAAAAAG TGA